One Cicer arietinum cultivar CDC Frontier isolate Library 1 chromosome 8, Cicar.CDCFrontier_v2.0, whole genome shotgun sequence DNA segment encodes these proteins:
- the LOC101503361 gene encoding uncharacterized protein LOC101503361 → MEDSTDKRKRARDESGDSPDLPDSETHRVDSHETKIRRVNSCSDVNSSECQLTRVDSAESCLNSVFDSGVQLQDDIFHILDDTDNVPERESVMGLDSVMKSFEDEILAPGLNSGQVDPTQTTGSGEMEMNLGYLFEASDDELGLPPTVGNGDEPGRVEPEIVDLTGFVGFEDDFNGYDEFGFGTGLLSECDGDNGGAGGFVTVDGLFEYAEPAADVLWRSESLQAM, encoded by the coding sequence ATGGAGGATTCCACCGACAAGAGAAAGCGAGCTAGGGACGAGTCAGGAGACTCACCTGACTTGCCCGATTCCGAAACTCACCGAGTTGACTCACATGAGACTAAGATTCGACGTGTTAACTCATGTTCTGATGTTAATTCGTCAGAGTGTCAGCTTACCCGAGTTGACTCGGCCGAATCGTGTCTTAACTCGGTTTTTGACTCCGGTGTTCAACTTCAAGATGACATTTTTCATATACTTGATGATACAGATAATGTTCCTGAGCGTGAATCAGTGATGGGTCTTGACTCAGTGATGAAAAGCTTCGAAGATGAGATTTTAGCTCCGGGTTTGAATTCGGGTCAAGTTGACCCGACTCAGACGACCGGTTCCGGAGAGATGGAGATGAATTTGGGTTACTTGTTTGAAGCTTCCGATGATGAACTTGGGTTGCCACCGACGGTGGGTAATGGTGATGAACCGGGTCGAGTTGAACCGGAAATTGTGGACCTGACCGGGTTCGTGGGGTTTGAGGATGATTTTAACGGTTATGATGAGTTTGGTTTTGGAACAGGGTTGTTGTCGGAGTGTGACGGTGATAACGGTGGTGCCGGAGGTTTTGTAACGGTGGATGGGTTGTTTGAATATGCGGAACCGGCGGCGGATGTTTTGTGGCGGTCGGAGTCGTTACAAGCTATGTAA